A window of Rhododendron vialii isolate Sample 1 chromosome 11a, ASM3025357v1 genomic DNA:
TTCTTATAGAGCTTTCTAGGTTTCCTCTTGTGTTGAgggagcgatgtgggacaataGGAAAATGGAAGCATACGGTTTTTACTCGTCCCACATCGACCAAAAACAATTGAAGGAGGAATTCATTCCTCTTTAAACGCTCCTGGTGGACCTCTACCACATACGTGTCTCTATGGGCTTTATGATGTTAAGTTGTGATGACAGCTAATTCTGGCAGTCAAAGGTGAATTAAATATACACATATGTACACCTGAGCTCGCAAGCtaactcgagccgagcttgggTTAACTcgggctcggctcatttaccaAATGAACCGAATATCCTAGCTTGAGCTCGTTCATTGAAGTCACAAACCGAGCTGAgtcgagccgttatcgagccaaGCGTCGAGCTGCTTGCGAACAGCTGGCTCGGTTTGTTTACAGCCCTTATCTACCATGGGGTTCCAGTGGGATAACTAATTGACCATTACACCCTTGGCTAGTAGTTTACCTTAGTTCGTTTGCCAGCTAAACTGTCCTCAAATCGTGTTGGTTAATTAATTGTGGAAAACTTAGGCATTTGTTTGGCTGTTGGGTGATGTGAACATTATACAAACATGGTttactttttgttcttttgagtGTTAAGGTTAATATATCGATATGAGGAGCATTGGCCTTAGGCTTATCAAATAGTATGGTAAGAGTTGGAATGTAGGAGAATGGTTAGCAAGGTATAAGTTTGGTTTAAAATGCCCTGGCTGTGTTTTAAGTCTGAAATTTGGGCATCAAGCATTGGGACTAAATTGTAGATTGGAATCTTTGGAATCATGCTTAAGATTTGGAAGAAGTACACTGCTACATTTGTTTTCTGTATGGCATCATGTAGTAGTGGTGAGAGTAATGAAGCTGCATCCTCTATTAAGGTTGAATACTGGATTACTTTATCCTGTTAATATTGTTTCATTTCAGTTCTTTGAATTTGAAAGAACCTCTTAATCCAGGTACAATGATATTGCTAAGTTCGGTTTTCTTGTGATGGGAAAACAAGGGCCCCCAACAGAAATGCCAGGTCAACAGGAGCTATCAAGCTCGTCGAATGCAACTCAGATGGATAAACGTATTGACCTTGGGGGGTAAATTTCGAACTTGGACTCTTTTGATGGTTTCTGAAAAGATGGATTACAAGACCTAGGTGTTGGATTACGTGTGAGACAAttgcaaggtttttttttttttttccagggcTGTGATTGGAATAGCCGAACAGGTCTATTCAGTCATCCTCTTGAATATCTTCTTCCTAGAGGTGAAAAGATCTTTTTAAGTCGTCTGTTATTGgcttttatttgttgttttcatGCCTtagaaaatttgatttgaaggtttttctttttatttgtaatCTCAATGtgtctatgttttttttttttttggtaactaacgCATCAATGTTCTTGTAAGATATTTTACAGGTTTATGTTACTGGGTTGATACCTTATATGGGGAAGCCACTGAATTTCTTACTTATTTCCTGGATGTATGCTTACTACTGCTTTGAGTACGTGGTTAATTTGCCATATAAAGTTTATATATGTGTTACCTGGACCTGGTATTAGGTAGATAGTAGTTTATTGACATCGTACAATGTCTAGGTACAAATGGAATTTCTCCGGACTGAGTTTGGACAAAAGGCTTCACTTCTTTGAATCCAACTGGGCTTTCTTTGCTGGTTTTGGTAAATTTTCACTTTCACTAGAGTTGACTGATAGCTAGTTAGTTGCAATTGACCTCACCTTAGCTGTGCCTGAAGCTGCTTGAAACTGCAAAAAAATACATGATTGTTGCGTTAATGTTGCACACATGCATTGGACTGTTGACTTAAATTAGGGGGCTGTGGTAGTAGACTAATATGGTTATGTGCGTTCTGATTTCTCAGGGAGCCCCTGTGTTCTGCCTTTGTTCTTTTTCACTCCTCTTGTTAGCTACGGGGTCATGGCTATACTCTTTCcactggtctctctctctctctctctctctctctctctctctctgttttaaCATTGTTGCTCATTCACATATTGTCCTGATATTGGTGGTTTTCTTTGGCAATTTCTGTTCTTACACTATCATTCCTCATATATACATGACTGATTAAATTTGCAGTTTTGATTCTTGTATGTTGTTGCTGGTGGGATGTGATTTCATACTAAAATTGCAGTTTTGACAGAAGATGAATTTGTAATTGTTGTACTCATAAATAAGCTGATGATATGACAAGGTGGACACATCAGTTTATTGATCATGCTTTGACCCTAATCTTCTCGTGGTAATCCAATCTGAGGATGTGGTAGGCTTCTTATGTTATGGTTTGTGAGAAATGTAGAGCAGATGCTTAGTGGGATATCTCAGTTGCATTATTAGGCTTAGGATCACATCTGACTAGTTTTGAGTACGTACTTAGTAACTTGAGAGTGACATGGAACTGTGTTTTAATCAAATCCTGTTTGATCAAACTGGGATGTTGCTGCTAGAGCGATTTCAATTTATGACTCAGAGCAGATTTCTGTGGTACAGAATAAAAGTGGACTTGTATATGTTAAATTCCAAAGGACCTCTTTATGATTTTGACATGTGAGATTACTTTCAGTCCGTGATTATGTAGGGTACAAGAAAGTTAAAAACGACCTCTTCCTTCTCTTCCCCTTGAAACTATGACAAGCTTAACCTCTGTAAGAGAATACCATTGCACCCCAAAATATggtaaaacaaaatcaaaagctCTCTCACGAGTAGGCAATGGATAAGCATAGTTGCCACCATACACCATCCTGTTTACACATAGAGCACCAATTCACAATCACATGTTTTCATGGAATCATATTATCACTAATGATGATTTTACCATCCGCTGCACACtagaaaaaaatgatcaaatgattCTACCTGAGTACAGCTGGATTTATATTACACCTCGATTTTGTAGAATCTTTCCCTTCCCCAATAATTGCTATTCAATACAATCTCTTAGGTAGTCCCATCAATGGTATCATCCCCTGTTCTTGCTACTTTCAACATAACAAAATATCCCAAGAATTTACCATTTTCTTGCAACTATGTGATTAACATGTGCCCAACCTCTTCCCCACACTAAAAATGTTGCCGAACATCACCCTCCCATCACCCGTCTGCCCTACATAAATATCCCACATGTTTGGATCTCTTTACAAAAGACCAGTGCTATGTGACATAGTCACCGACTCACCGCTGatctaaaaagaaaatgtgACATAGTCACCTATAGTGAGGCCCAATCCCCACAATGGCAGCCATAGTTTGAAGCCACTCTTCACCATTTATCATGCTCATATACACTTCTCTGGTTCTCCCTAGCCACTTAGTTAAGAACGCTTGCTTATTAGTCTCCAACGTTTTAATGTCAGAACCACTTCCCTAGTAGTAGTGCAAACTGAATTGCAATTCCATCAAAACTGTACGTAAATAGTTGATGTCCTCTCCCATTTCAGTGCACAAGAGAACCCCTTatgccttttttttccttcgaaATTTCTGTTTCCTCTTGGCCCATGCTGAGATTTTTTTGATGGTGTAGACAGACGAGTATAATACTGCCAATCGTAGAGGAATATTTTATTGCTTGTCACATGTGTCCTCATGTTCTAGCAGTTAACCATTTGATCTCAAGCATTCTCTAACTTGATATTCTATTTCGGATGACTTTTCGTCGTTCTTTCGCACGCTATTTTCAAACTTCCTAAGACGTGCTTTCCTCCCATAGTTACGTTTCAATTCTTCTCTTTCCTAATCCCTCAAGTTTAcaatcttctttctttctttgcaaCAGCTTTCTAACTACATGCTTGCATAAATAGTATTAACTGTAGTACAATGTAGTTTGTTCTGACAGCAGCAGGCTCAGATGCTGACAAGCTCATTATTTctcaaagaagaaaatggaaggGTGCAGGTTTGGGAAGGCTTCCAATATTTTGTGCCGCAGATTATTTGTCGTAAGTCCAGTTTTTCTGCATCTCCTGGCTTAAATTTTACTTTTGGAGATTTTTAGTAATATTGTTAATAGAGTTAGAACTCTTTCCCATCATTTTGTATTTAATCTGGAAAAACTTAACCAGGCTCCTTTGGTGCACCAAAATTGCTTCATTTGGAATATTTTATGGTTGTCAAGAAATAGCAGCAGAAACAGTTTTATGGTTCTTAAATCTCACTACCGTTGACGAGAACAATGGAATTCTCCCTCTATTCTTCATCAAAAAGTGGATAATTTAGTTATACACAGAAATTAATGTAGCAGGGAGAAAACACTCTTGTCTTTGGTAATGGAGGTACTCATAGAGCTGGTCAACAAGAATTGCTAAAGGGGTGGACTGCAGGTTTTAAGTCTTGGACATAGACCCTATTCCACGTCACAGAGGAGGACTTTTTCCGAGACATTTTTCAATTAACCTAGTGTCTCCAGTGTGAACATCTGGAGGACATATTTACGTGGAAGTATTCGGCACCCTATGGTATCATATCAAACATGGTGAATTGACATGGGAGTGTGTGTTCAATCGTATGGAGGCATCCCCAATCATCAGTTAAAATAACACAAAGTTgagaccatttttttttgttcaacaaAAGTTGAGACCATTTATTGCAATCAAAGATGGTTTCGGATACAATACGTTAGACAAATCATTGCCAGATTAAATGCTTTTGAGATCTTGGGCTCACTCGACACTCAATTCAAAATCCATGACTCGACTCGATTTCTTTAGAGTTGAAAGCAGTGTAATTGCTTATTGGTGCTGGTGGTGATGTTTTTTATCTGCTTACCCTCTCAAAGATGCTTTTTCTTAGATACCTTAATGAGCACCAAAATATAATACCGTTTTCTCAGGAAATTTTGTTATCTTCTACTATTGTTACTTTCAGCTAATAAAGATTTCTTGCAGTGGACACTGGACAGTATAGAAAAACACATTATAACAAACATGCTGCTTGTTTACAAAAATTCTAGCAAGTGTCGATATGTTACAAAACACGCATTTTATGGCATTTGATGCATGTTCATTCTGAAATTCATTCATTTTTCAGAAAGTGAGTGGATGCAAAATTCGTGTTGAACCCATGTTACCATTAACTGTTGCCCCGAATTAGTCAAAGGAAAATGCTGTACTAGTTAGAAAAGGGCGGGATGGTGGTGCTCTTTATCAGTAGAGAGTTTTTTCATATGCCACTAATGCTGCTTCTCTTGATTCATCTTCTTTTTATGCAGGATGCGCATCTTGTCTTTCTTCCCCATGAAATCTCGCGACCCAATTCAAGTTGACAAGGCACTTTGAGAATAAGCAACTTGATGTGGCATGCCGCACATGAAGTGTCGATGCGtaagttgaaagttgaaacccaACCTTTTTCTACATTACGTTGATATGTACGTAGTTTTTGATGTTCACCAAAACCACTCTACCGTTGATTAACAATAGATACTTCCTGTACATATCATTCAGTTACATCGGTGATTTATTGAGCAGATAACCTGTGTCGTTACCAGAAATGGTGATTTGGGAAGTACTGCTTGATGTTGTTATACTTATAGAGTGCAGCAGCTCAAGGTAAAAGTAAAGTGGCAGCTGTAATTAGGTCTGTATTTAGGCAACTCTGTGACTAAGCCttaattttctttgattttttgggagaaaaacCAAGCATTGTTGTGTACAGGAGTGGCATTGATAGCATTGTACATTAGTAGTCATCATGCTATCGACGCACACAAGTTTCACGTAAACTCGCACACTAACATGGTTTGGGGCTCCACACATACCGCGCTGTGCATTTCGGGTGTGACTACACATTACCTTGAGCAAATTACATGTGTTGGTAAAAAAAGTGAAGGGTGACGTGTTAATTTTTTCTTAATACAAATACGATTTGGTTGGACATTTACCAATATTCGATTACCTTGGTTCTTATATGATTAACGCACGAAGATTTGTGAACTGAATAACTTGAATTATCGCATGATGTCTTTTGTTATGGTGGGTTGTAAAAAGTCTTAAAAAAACAACATTGAAACGCAACTTTAGATGCAATTGTGTCTGGAGCTGTTCGATGCTTGTGGTTTCGTATGCATTTATAATGATTCTGGATGCAGTTGTGTCCGAAATAGTGTTGGTAGCTTTGCTATGAGAGGCACTACTCCATTAATCAACTCCTCTATCACTTGcgtgggaattttttttatggtacACAAATCACTTTTTGGTGTATGGTACTTAAAAAGTCACTTCAGTGATAAGTACTCTATATTGAGTTGTAAGTATTTCATAAGCAGTTGTTAGTATTCCAAATGTATAATATTTATCACTCAATGTAGAATATTTATCACTTCATATGGAATAATTCCACACTGTGTAATAAGTATTTCATATAGAGCGGCCGGTAAGTATTTCGCGTTAAGTGACAAGTATTTCTATACTTATCactaaagtgattttttttggatatcatACACACATTTTTTATGTGTACCATAGATGGACTCCTTACGTGGAGCTAGAATGCTTGATGGTCCATCTAAGTGGGAAAGTACACCTCAAAAGCTGTGGACTTGATCGCATGGTAAAACTCTCCTCCAACTTTACAGCCCCATTGATTGGGGCACGCGAAGCGCGTGGtgaaagaatttattctccttGTACACGTTATATGTCTCCATTAATTGGTCCACGTGAAGCGCGTGGTTAGGAATTTATTCCATATTATAATGTCTCTATTGGCTCTGGATTTACACATCATTTATATATAGTGAAATATTTCAACATAGTagacaaaatcaaatccaaactcCATATTTAGTAAATCGAAGTGGGGTGTTGTCGCTTAAAAGGATAGCACCGTGCTATCTCGGGTGAGCGGGGTCTGCTCCGatgattgaaaattttcatttcatagAACTCATGGAGtagaaaattattcaaaaaattaactcgATCGGATATCAATTACTTACTTTGCAATGTGTATTATGTACTAAAAATCAgtcttttggattattttttttactcaaaatttttttagtttcgaacataatattttattagttAGGTTCTTCTCATTGAGACAAATAataatatacaaaaaaaaaaaatttttgattcaaaaccaaaaaacacaatttttttgaataaagatgataaaataattctccaaaattattaagccaaaaaagATCTTAATTGTGTGTTAAAATCATATTTCTATATTCATATGGAATATACTTCCTTTCTACATATGCAAGCGAGTGTAGGATAATTCTACTACTCTTACCACCGGTGACCACCAAGGGACCAAAACTAACGAGTAATGATTTCGTGGTCTCGGGGTATCGTCACGTGATGCCCCGCAGCGGTATAAAAAGGTGTTAAGGCACCGCGTGGTGCCCCAAAATCACTGAATAACTTTTCCTTAAACAGATCATTAGCCGAGCCGCCCATATTCTGTCTTTTCCCTAAACAGTAAGCTCTAGCAcatgcaatttttaatgaaagcatgttttttaaaatttcccaCATTTAGGGGGTCAAAATGGTCTACAAATTGGTTTTTAGTATTTATTTTGGCTAATATAAAAGTCAATAAcacagcaatttttttttttgctgaaattGCGGAATAGTGGAGGCGGAAAGTAACTTGCCCCATGATGCCaagaaaatgaccaaaatgGGATTCAAAGTTTTTGAACGCAGATATCAAGTTCTACTTGAACTTGAGTACTACTTTGCAATTCGTAATTGACTACTCCATAATTCAAAGGGTATTGAGGACAACATAGCGACATAATTAGAGCCATCAAGTGTGAGCTCACAAGTAAAATCTATACATAACGtttttagttatttatttatctccTCCATTGGCAAACGTCATATCTCACTGGTCCGCGAATCTTGCAGGTGCGATGATTGCACGTTCCCAAAGAAATAGAGTTGATGATCTGAGGTGATCCCGGTAATAACAAATGAAAGAGTACTCTCACACCCAATAACAACGTTAGATCACATATATTGGTTTGCGGTATGGCGATCCGAGGCCTGGCCATCCTTCGTTTGCGGTCGACGTTTTGGTTCTTAAATAGTACAAGTGttatttcaaaacaattttttttattaaaactttttttttcaaaaatttttcttttgaaaaaaaaaactttttctattcaaaaactttttcccgaaaactttttttttaatcaaagttttcaaaaaactattttctgcgtcacaatttctagatttttataagttaaaaagtgatgtgacaagttttgattatttaattttgattgtaccactgtggacctctacattgctaaccttaacaaccCCTTAG
This region includes:
- the LOC131306435 gene encoding protein EI24 homolog, whose translation is MEGLRPKLKQASLLWLDGLLDACCLHRVVIYCLRSRQLAIRTGQCFLLNGLIFLGSIFLLNSVIIPTLQWILPDQCPHNGEPCLIDGISKLYSFLHLGLLQLFYVLWFYPMYVFSFILSTMWYNDIAKFGFLVMGKQGPPTEMPGQQELSSSSNATQMDKRIDLGGAVIGIAEQVYSVILLNIFFLEVYVTGLIPYMGKPLNFLLISWMYAYYCFEYKWNFSGLSLDKRLHFFESNWAFFAGFGSPCVLPLFFFTPLVSYGVMAILFPLFVLTAAGSDADKLIISQRRKWKGAGLGRLPIFCAADYLSMRILSFFPMKSRDPIQVDKAL